Proteins encoded by one window of Fischerella sp. PCC 9605:
- a CDS encoding CobW family GTP-binding protein translates to MVSAATTDVVPVTVLTGYLGAGKTTLLNRILTHEHGKKVAVIVNEFGEVGIDNQLVIDTDEEIFEMNNGCICCTVRGDLIRIIGNLMKRRNKFDHLVIETTGLADPAPVIQTFFVDEDMREQLELDAVVTVVDTKHIWQHWEADEAQEQIAFADVILLNKTDLVTPDVLDELEKRIRGMNAMAKIHRTRNAEVGMDALLGVKAFDLDRALEIDPDFLGEDAHEHDETVYSVALVAEGALDGEKLNRWLGELLRTQGPDIFRMKGILNIAGEDDRFVFQGVHMIFEGKPDRPWKSSETRKNELVFIGRNLDEAKLKQDFLACIA, encoded by the coding sequence ATGGTCAGTGCTGCGACGACAGACGTAGTTCCAGTAACAGTGCTCACAGGCTATCTGGGAGCGGGAAAAACAACTCTGCTCAATCGCATCCTCACCCACGAACACGGCAAGAAAGTTGCCGTGATTGTGAATGAATTTGGGGAAGTGGGTATCGATAATCAACTAGTTATCGATACGGATGAAGAAATCTTTGAGATGAACAACGGCTGTATCTGCTGTACAGTGCGCGGCGATTTGATTCGCATCATCGGCAATTTGATGAAGCGCCGTAATAAATTTGACCATTTAGTGATTGAAACTACTGGGCTAGCTGACCCCGCCCCCGTGATTCAGACATTCTTTGTCGATGAAGATATGCGGGAGCAGTTAGAGCTAGATGCGGTGGTAACAGTGGTAGATACCAAGCACATTTGGCAGCATTGGGAAGCGGACGAAGCACAAGAGCAAATTGCTTTCGCTGATGTGATTTTATTGAATAAAACTGATTTGGTGACACCAGATGTGTTGGATGAGTTAGAAAAGCGGATTCGCGGTATGAATGCGATGGCAAAAATTCACCGTACCCGCAACGCCGAGGTCGGAATGGATGCGCTTTTGGGCGTGAAAGCGTTTGATTTGGATCGCGCTTTGGAAATTGACCCAGATTTTCTAGGGGAAGATGCCCACGAACACGATGAAACCGTGTATTCTGTGGCTTTAGTTGCAGAAGGTGCATTAGATGGGGAGAAATTAAACAGATGGCTGGGAGAATTGTTGCGAACCCAGGGGCCAGATATCTTCCGCATGAAGGGCATTTTAAATATCGCGGGAGAAGACGATCGCTTTGTCTTCCAAGGGGTGCATATGATCTTTGAAGGCAAGCCCGATCGTCCTTGGAAAAGTAGCGAAACTCGGAAAAACGAATTGGTATTCATCGGTCGCAACCTCGATGAAGCCAAACTCAAACAAGATTTTCTCGCCTGTATAGCGTAA
- a CDS encoding WD40 repeat domain-containing protein produces MNPSTLNSKEFEQHFCGTLSDYVTAIAWSPQNTILVAASAAGEVTLWENDELTTLQTGNDASVDCVAFSHDGQFLAVGGQDGRVKIWQNRELIATLENAPAWIDKLAWNPISNQLAFSLGRYVQVWDADTREIIVTLNFESSSPLGIDWRRDGQYLAICGHQGVKVWNSQDWNEEPHILNIPSVSIATGWSADGKYLASGNMDHTITVVETQLLTSSDDPQPWVMRGFPGKIRQLTWSDIINQNGSPLLACSSVDGIVVWEKSPDESVGWEATVLTNHVDVINAIAFAPNSFLLASAGTDGWICLWKQAKQVAQILTGASEGFSCLAWHPQGKLLAAGSKDGELLIWSKATRGQGFGRK; encoded by the coding sequence ATGAATCCTTCAACTCTCAATTCCAAAGAATTTGAACAGCACTTTTGCGGGACGCTTTCAGACTATGTGACTGCGATCGCCTGGTCGCCACAAAATACAATCCTAGTTGCAGCTTCTGCGGCTGGGGAAGTAACGCTGTGGGAAAATGACGAGTTAACAACTTTACAGACTGGCAACGATGCGTCTGTTGACTGCGTTGCTTTTTCCCACGATGGGCAATTTTTAGCTGTTGGCGGACAAGATGGACGGGTGAAAATTTGGCAAAACAGAGAATTAATTGCTACTTTGGAAAATGCCCCCGCTTGGATTGACAAACTGGCTTGGAATCCTATTAGCAACCAGCTTGCTTTTAGTTTGGGACGTTACGTACAAGTGTGGGATGCTGATACTCGTGAGATTATCGTTACCTTGAATTTCGAGTCTTCTTCGCCATTGGGTATTGATTGGCGTAGAGACGGGCAATATCTTGCCATTTGCGGTCATCAGGGAGTTAAGGTATGGAATAGTCAAGACTGGAATGAGGAACCACACATTCTCAATATACCTTCTGTAAGTATTGCTACAGGATGGTCTGCTGATGGTAAGTACCTTGCTTCTGGCAACATGGATCACACCATAACTGTGGTCGAAACCCAACTATTAACTTCTAGCGATGATCCCCAACCTTGGGTAATGCGGGGTTTTCCTGGTAAGATTCGCCAACTCACATGGTCAGACATCATTAATCAAAACGGTTCGCCTCTACTAGCCTGTTCTAGTGTTGATGGTATTGTCGTCTGGGAAAAGTCGCCTGATGAATCTGTGGGATGGGAAGCAACAGTATTAACTAATCATGTGGATGTAATTAATGCGATCGCTTTTGCACCCAACAGCTTTTTACTTGCTTCTGCTGGTACTGATGGTTGGATTTGTCTGTGGAAACAAGCTAAGCAAGTAGCGCAAATTCTCACAGGTGCGTCAGAAGGTTTTTCCTGCTTAGCTTGGCATCCCCAAGGTAAACTCCTTGCCGCAGGTAGTAAAGATGGCGAATTACTCATTTGGTCAAAGGCAACACGAGGTCAAGGCTTTGGGCGAAAATAG
- a CDS encoding non-ribosomal peptide synthetase family protein has protein sequence MTSFMVNLAQQSLDLSLLTTAELHHLLEEWNQTQANYPKNLCIHQWIELQVELTPDRVAVIFVDEQLTYRELNHRANQLAHYLRTLNVEPEVLVGICLERSLNLLIGLLGILKAGGAYVPLDPAYPQERLGLILEDSQLSVLLTQKNLLEQLPKHQAQVVCIDVDEEIIAQHSKENPKTGVNPENLAYILYTSGSTGKPKGVQIEHCCVVNFLNSMRKQPGLTESDILLAVTTICFDIAGLELYLPLIVGAQIVLARREVTSHAEQLSKLLAESGATVMQATPATWRLLLAAGWQGNKQLKILCGGEALTPGLANQLQELVNSVWNMYGPTETTIWSAVYKVEPENNRVPIGRPIDNTQIYLVDPHSEPLKPIPIGTPGELLIGGDGLARGYRNRPELNREKFIPNPFSNKPGERLYRTGDLARYLPDGKIEFIGRIDHQVKIRGFRIELGDIEAALSQHPGVREAVVVAREDNPGDRRLVAYLVTELNVEGMVERDNSSALTLTASETQGLSLTHLRSFLQAKLPEYMIPSAFVLMDSLPLTPNGKVDRSSLPAPNQDRPVLNEAFVAPHTEVERQLAQIWTRVLGIETVGIHDNFFELGGNSLLLVQMLARVRETLQVELPLLNLLQAPTIAGLVEAIQGRGNPTDLYAEASLDETIRPDTISSQSITEPQRFLLTGSTGFIGAFLLRELLQEFPKASIYCLVRAASAEVGKQKIRQNLERYLLWNDELNSRIIPVVGDLSKPFLGLNEQLFSELAREIDVIYHNGAFVNLIYPYAALRATNVLGTQEILRLASQIKVKPVHFISTLDVFQSSTYHEMKVILESDELDHYEGLSDGYAQSKWVAEKLVMAARKRGIPTCIYRLGTIVGHSQTGASQTNDLISRMLKGFIDLKSAPDLDVTLNLTPVDYVSRAIAHLSKQKASIGKAFHILNPQPLPMRKLVMSINALGYPVQLMTYEQWQTKLLDGDIFQENALSSVVSLFTEKISPKQQTYLEISALVSQTYDYQNTLDGLAGTSIICPPVNFKLLSTYFSYYTCSGFLTIPICCQAFP, from the coding sequence ATGACTAGTTTTATGGTCAATCTAGCACAGCAATCCTTAGATTTGTCGCTTTTGACTACAGCAGAATTGCATCATTTGCTTGAAGAATGGAATCAAACTCAAGCGAATTATCCAAAGAATTTATGTATTCATCAGTGGATTGAATTGCAAGTAGAACTGACACCCGATCGAGTCGCAGTAATTTTTGTAGACGAACAGCTTACTTATAGGGAACTGAATCACCGGGCAAATCAGCTAGCTCACTACTTGCGGACTTTGAATGTAGAACCAGAAGTTTTGGTAGGAATTTGTTTAGAGCGATCGCTAAATCTATTGATTGGGCTTTTAGGCATTCTCAAAGCAGGTGGAGCTTATGTGCCATTAGATCCTGCATATCCCCAGGAACGCTTGGGATTGATTTTAGAAGATTCACAACTGAGCGTGCTATTAACCCAAAAGAATCTACTTGAGCAGCTACCAAAACATCAAGCGCAAGTCGTTTGCATTGATGTTGACGAGGAAATCATTGCTCAACACAGCAAAGAAAACCCCAAGACAGGAGTAAATCCTGAAAACTTAGCTTACATACTCTATACTTCTGGCTCTACTGGTAAACCCAAAGGCGTGCAAATTGAGCATTGCTGTGTAGTCAATTTCTTAAATTCCATGCGTAAACAGCCAGGACTGACAGAGTCAGATATACTACTGGCTGTGACAACTATCTGCTTTGATATTGCTGGTCTAGAACTCTACTTACCATTGATTGTGGGCGCTCAGATTGTATTAGCAAGGCGTGAAGTTACCAGTCATGCAGAACAGCTAAGCAAGCTTCTAGCAGAATCTGGCGCTACAGTTATGCAAGCAACTCCAGCTACTTGGCGATTGCTTTTAGCAGCAGGGTGGCAAGGAAATAAGCAACTAAAAATCCTGTGTGGTGGGGAGGCATTAACCCCAGGACTGGCAAATCAGCTGCAAGAATTGGTTAACTCTGTTTGGAATATGTACGGGCCAACAGAAACCACCATCTGGTCGGCTGTTTACAAGGTAGAGCCTGAAAACAACCGGGTGCCAATTGGGAGACCTATTGACAACACGCAAATCTATTTAGTCGATCCCCACTCAGAGCCATTGAAACCTATACCTATCGGTACTCCCGGAGAGCTATTGATTGGTGGTGATGGTTTAGCTAGGGGCTACCGCAACCGACCAGAATTAAACCGCGAAAAATTTATTCCCAATCCCTTTAGCAACAAGCCAGGAGAGCGTCTTTACAGAACAGGAGATTTAGCTCGCTATTTGCCGGATGGCAAGATAGAGTTCATCGGGCGGATCGACCATCAAGTAAAAATTCGCGGTTTCCGTATCGAACTAGGGGATATTGAGGCAGCCCTTAGCCAGCACCCAGGCGTCAGAGAGGCTGTGGTTGTAGCTAGAGAAGACAATCCTGGAGATCGGCGTCTTGTAGCTTACTTGGTGACTGAACTTAACGTGGAGGGCATGGTTGAGCGAGATAATAGCTCTGCGCTGACATTAACTGCAAGCGAAACTCAGGGATTGTCTCTCACACACTTGCGCTCTTTTCTGCAAGCGAAATTGCCTGAATACATGATTCCGTCTGCTTTTGTCTTGATGGATTCCTTGCCACTTACACCCAACGGTAAGGTAGACCGATCATCGCTCCCAGCACCCAATCAAGACAGACCTGTTTTAAACGAGGCTTTTGTTGCACCCCATACCGAAGTTGAGAGACAGCTAGCTCAAATTTGGACTCGGGTTTTAGGCATTGAGACAGTAGGGATACATGACAACTTCTTTGAGTTGGGGGGAAATTCTTTACTATTAGTGCAGATGCTGGCTAGGGTGCGAGAAACTTTACAAGTGGAATTGCCTCTGTTGAATCTCCTCCAAGCACCTACTATAGCTGGACTTGTCGAAGCAATACAGGGGCGAGGGAACCCCACAGATTTATATGCTGAAGCCAGCTTAGATGAGACAATCCGTCCCGATACTATTTCCAGTCAATCTATAACTGAACCTCAACGGTTCTTGTTGACTGGGTCAACAGGTTTCATTGGAGCTTTTTTACTGCGCGAACTACTCCAAGAGTTCCCCAAAGCCAGTATTTATTGTTTGGTTCGTGCTGCAAGTGCTGAGGTAGGCAAGCAGAAAATTCGCCAAAACTTAGAACGCTATTTACTTTGGAATGATGAGTTAAATTCCCGAATTATTCCAGTTGTTGGGGATTTATCAAAACCGTTTTTGGGGCTAAATGAACAGCTTTTTAGTGAGTTGGCGAGAGAAATAGATGTTATTTATCACAATGGAGCGTTTGTTAATTTAATTTATCCCTACGCTGCACTACGAGCTACCAATGTTCTGGGAACCCAGGAAATCTTGAGATTAGCAAGTCAAATCAAAGTCAAACCCGTACACTTCATCTCTACTCTGGATGTATTCCAATCATCTACATATCACGAAATGAAGGTGATCTTGGAGTCAGACGAACTTGATCATTATGAAGGACTCTCCGATGGCTACGCCCAAAGTAAATGGGTAGCTGAGAAATTGGTGATGGCAGCAAGGAAACGTGGCATTCCTACCTGTATTTATAGATTAGGCACGATTGTAGGACATAGTCAAACAGGTGCATCTCAAACCAACGATCTGATATCTAGAATGCTCAAAGGCTTTATCGATCTCAAGAGTGCGCCTGACTTAGATGTCACCCTCAATTTGACTCCTGTAGACTATGTAAGTAGAGCGATCGCCCACTTGTCGAAACAAAAAGCATCTATTGGGAAAGCCTTTCACATACTCAATCCTCAGCCATTGCCCATGCGCAAGTTAGTGATGAGTATCAATGCTCTCGGTTATCCAGTGCAGTTGATGACCTATGAACAGTGGCAAACAAAGCTATTAGATGGGGATATTTTCCAAGAAAATGCTTTGAGTTCCGTGGTATCTCTATTTACTGAGAAGATATCTCCCAAACAACAGACTTATCTAGAGATATCCGCACTTGTGTCCCAGACGTATGACTATCAAAACACCTTGGATGGACTTGCAGGTACTTCCATCATCTGTCCGCCAGTAAATTTCAAATTGCTGAGTACCTATTTCTCTTACTACACTTGTAGCGGTTTTCTAACCATTCCCATATGCTGTCAGGCTTTCCCGTAA
- a CDS encoding amino acid permease, whose translation MFHQISRGFVHYKSVNESYFRQKQLRGNVGFWLLWSYGVGVVISGNFTGWNSGLTAGGFWGMTIATFLMAVMYICLTYSLAEMSTMLPHTGGLYSFTRSAFGPFWGYVCGVAMIIENVLAPVVAVISVTSYLKPLIPDIPAYIVWVVIYGIFTAINIWGTEQTFNIGHFITLIAIMMLAIFYVNMLILGEFRIGLLFNVPADPGQSTTWLPKGVRGIFAAIPYAIWFYLAIEQMPLAAEESRDPYRHMPASLIAAMFTLVVLSVFTLILNSGVGDGAVAIGQSSAPLGDGLKAYFGHGPVATFATAILMSCGLLASFIFTIYAYGRTFFSLARAGYIPRWLAVTGRTYTPYRSLLLGTVVGLVCAVTLDVLGGPVKDVMLNMAVFGALIIYILVLLSYIKLKSDRPELESSYQSPLGIRGAAVGTALAILALAACLSVPAYQPGAWGVAMFMVIAILYFWFYSRNHLVAQAPEERAALNLEQHQSRRMF comes from the coding sequence ATGTTTCACCAAATATCGAGGGGTTTTGTTCACTATAAAAGCGTCAACGAGAGTTATTTCAGGCAGAAGCAACTAAGAGGAAATGTTGGTTTTTGGCTGTTATGGAGCTACGGAGTCGGCGTTGTCATCTCAGGTAATTTCACTGGATGGAACTCTGGTTTAACAGCAGGCGGCTTTTGGGGGATGACAATTGCTACCTTCCTAATGGCAGTCATGTATATATGTCTAACCTACAGCCTCGCAGAAATGTCAACGATGCTCCCGCATACGGGAGGGCTTTACTCCTTCACTCGCAGTGCCTTTGGTCCATTTTGGGGCTATGTCTGCGGTGTAGCAATGATTATTGAGAATGTACTTGCTCCAGTTGTAGCCGTTATTTCTGTCACCAGCTACTTAAAGCCCTTGATTCCTGATATACCAGCCTATATCGTTTGGGTGGTTATCTACGGTATCTTCACGGCAATTAATATCTGGGGCACGGAACAGACTTTCAATATAGGTCATTTCATCACGCTGATAGCGATTATGATGTTAGCGATCTTCTATGTGAATATGCTGATATTGGGCGAGTTCAGAATAGGCCTGCTTTTCAACGTTCCTGCCGATCCTGGTCAATCTACAACCTGGCTACCCAAAGGGGTGCGAGGGATTTTTGCCGCGATTCCTTATGCTATCTGGTTTTACCTGGCGATCGAGCAAATGCCACTTGCTGCCGAGGAAAGCCGCGATCCGTATCGCCATATGCCTGCTTCCCTGATCGCAGCCATGTTCACCTTGGTTGTCCTTTCAGTATTTACCTTGATACTGAACTCTGGCGTGGGCGATGGCGCTGTTGCTATTGGTCAATCGAGCGCTCCCTTGGGAGATGGATTGAAGGCTTACTTTGGTCACGGCCCCGTTGCCACGTTTGCCACAGCAATCTTAATGTCTTGTGGCTTGCTTGCGAGCTTCATTTTTACTATCTACGCCTATGGACGGACATTCTTCTCTCTTGCTCGTGCTGGGTACATCCCACGCTGGCTGGCGGTCACTGGTAGAACTTATACGCCTTACAGGTCATTACTTCTGGGTACGGTAGTTGGATTGGTTTGTGCAGTTACCCTTGATGTTTTAGGGGGTCCAGTCAAAGATGTAATGTTGAATATGGCGGTTTTTGGGGCATTAATCATCTATATCCTGGTGTTATTGAGCTATATAAAGCTCAAAAGCGATCGCCCCGAATTAGAAAGTTCCTATCAAAGCCCACTCGGGATTAGGGGTGCAGCTGTTGGTACTGCCCTTGCAATTCTTGCTCTAGCTGCTTGTTTGTCTGTACCTGCCTACCAGCCTGGTGCTTGGGGCGTTGCTATGTTCATGGTTATTGCAATTCTCTACTTCTGGTTTTACAGCAGAAATCACTTAGTGGCTCAGGCTCCTGAAGAAAGGGCTGCACTGAACCTGGAGCAGCACCAGAGCCGGAGGATGTTTTAA
- a CDS encoding hybrid sensor histidine kinase/response regulator, with amino-acid sequence MSKDKEFEIQMQFLEEATDYLNTLEGILLEIETNHRIAPEKINAALRSAHSIKGGAGMMGFRALSDLAHRLEDSFKVLKTRKNSLEIDTELQSLLLSGIDWLRQIVELHSEGNTVDEQWLNTFCYPVFEELHQRLGDPTPEDATTILSPEDDGQNIIPLLFETEVEGCLQRLESVLADSQQPCLKEEVAIMAAELGGLGEMLQLSAFTQLCESIANHLDTADSSQIEQIALAALSAWRRSQALVLTNQLEGLPTKIELDEFTVPTESTTDLLETQEFIIPQFLETETTADHNDFLQTEVAAEAWLDEEIIAADFEALEAAFADDSNSLNDLPQPEPTPVTSREIPTTDYKFVESKRESIGLGKDRETQENTVRVPSKQLELINDLFGELIIQRNGMNLQLERLRKLIRNLGQRVQILERENQELRTAYDKIATQNVMPYNASPLALPASNGSDRFASDYNYQTNGIESKFDALEMDRYNELNLLSQEVMETIVQVQEVTADIQLSIDDTDQIARKFNKTSKQLQRKLTQVRMRPLSDIVDRFPRALRELCVEFGKNVQLKIEGASTLIERSILEALNEPLMHLMRNAFDHGIEDAVTRRACGKPEQGLIEIKATHQGNRTIITIRDDGRGISLDGIRARALAMGLDAALLAQASDEELLSLIFEPGFSTKDQVTTLSGRGVGMDVVRSNLKQVRGDVKVDTLPGSGTTFTLSVPFTLSVARVLLVESNRMLLAFPTDTVSEIFLLQSEHVFPMLNSEVINWQGTMIPLIRLGRYLEFNCPRYDNPHLETPPAINAASVLIVKGNNQPVAIQIDRCWGEQEVAIRRIEGNIPLPAGFNNCTILGDGRVVALVNINELLYWIAANERSPRSTQLPSARLKTVFLTTSEDKPIDSSRDQKGTILIVDDSINVRRFLALTLEKGGYQVEQAKDGQDALEKLQNGLKVQAVICDIEMPRIDGYGFLGRIKSNNDFKNIPVAMLTSRSSDKHRQLAMQLGARAYFSKPYNEQELLRTLEEIIFPLAGASHN; translated from the coding sequence ATGTCAAAGGACAAAGAATTTGAAATCCAGATGCAGTTTCTGGAGGAAGCAACAGATTATCTCAACACATTAGAGGGAATATTACTGGAAATCGAGACCAATCATCGCATCGCTCCAGAAAAAATTAACGCTGCACTGCGATCTGCCCACTCCATCAAAGGTGGTGCGGGGATGATGGGATTTCGCGCTCTCTCGGATTTGGCGCACCGTTTAGAAGATTCTTTTAAAGTCTTAAAAACACGAAAAAACTCTTTAGAAATTGACACGGAATTGCAAAGCTTACTACTATCTGGAATTGATTGGCTGCGGCAGATAGTGGAATTGCACTCAGAAGGAAATACAGTAGACGAGCAGTGGTTAAATACCTTTTGTTACCCAGTTTTTGAAGAACTGCATCAGCGTTTGGGCGATCCAACTCCTGAAGACGCTACCACTATACTTTCACCAGAAGATGATGGGCAAAATATTATACCCTTACTCTTTGAAACTGAGGTAGAGGGATGTTTGCAGCGCCTAGAATCTGTGTTAGCAGATAGCCAACAGCCTTGCTTGAAAGAAGAAGTAGCCATAATGGCAGCTGAGTTGGGTGGTTTGGGTGAAATGCTCCAGTTATCAGCTTTTACTCAACTGTGTGAATCAATTGCCAACCACTTAGACACTGCTGATTCCAGTCAAATTGAACAAATTGCTCTTGCTGCTTTGTCAGCGTGGCGGCGATCGCAAGCATTAGTGCTAACAAATCAACTAGAAGGCTTACCAACAAAAATCGAACTAGATGAATTTACAGTTCCCACAGAATCAACAACCGACCTGTTAGAAACACAAGAATTCATCATCCCACAGTTTCTGGAAACTGAAACAACAGCAGATCATAATGACTTTCTCCAAACCGAAGTTGCAGCAGAAGCCTGGCTCGATGAAGAAATCATTGCTGCCGATTTTGAAGCCCTAGAAGCAGCCTTTGCCGATGATAGTAATTCCCTAAACGATCTACCACAGCCAGAGCCTACTCCGGTAACTTCTAGAGAAATTCCCACCACAGATTACAAGTTTGTTGAATCCAAACGAGAGTCAATTGGTCTTGGTAAAGACCGCGAAACTCAGGAAAATACAGTCCGAGTACCCAGCAAGCAACTTGAGCTGATTAATGACTTGTTTGGGGAGCTAATCATCCAGCGTAATGGCATGAACTTGCAGCTAGAAAGATTACGCAAACTGATTCGCAATCTCGGTCAGCGAGTCCAAATTCTAGAGCGAGAAAATCAAGAACTACGTACAGCCTACGACAAAATCGCCACTCAGAACGTGATGCCATACAATGCATCACCACTAGCGTTGCCAGCTAGTAATGGTTCCGATCGCTTTGCATCTGACTACAACTATCAGACAAATGGCATAGAAAGCAAATTTGATGCCTTAGAAATGGATCGGTATAACGAATTAAACCTGCTCTCGCAAGAAGTGATGGAAACCATTGTGCAGGTGCAAGAAGTTACTGCTGACATTCAACTCAGTATAGACGATACCGATCAAATTGCCAGGAAGTTCAACAAAACATCCAAGCAGCTACAGAGAAAGCTTACACAAGTAAGGATGCGCCCTCTATCCGATATTGTCGATCGCTTTCCAAGGGCCCTGCGTGAGTTGTGTGTGGAGTTTGGCAAAAATGTGCAATTGAAAATAGAAGGGGCTAGTACGCTGATTGAGCGCAGCATCTTAGAGGCATTAAATGAGCCATTAATGCACCTGATGCGAAATGCCTTCGATCACGGCATCGAAGATGCTGTCACACGGCGTGCTTGTGGTAAACCAGAGCAAGGATTGATTGAAATAAAAGCCACTCACCAAGGCAATCGCACCATTATTACGATCAGAGATGATGGTCGAGGCATTTCTCTAGATGGAATTCGTGCCCGTGCCCTAGCGATGGGGTTAGATGCAGCACTGCTAGCGCAAGCTAGCGATGAAGAACTGCTATCCCTGATTTTTGAGCCAGGTTTTAGTACCAAAGACCAAGTCACAACCTTATCTGGTCGTGGTGTTGGCATGGATGTAGTTCGCAGCAATCTTAAACAAGTGCGGGGCGACGTTAAAGTGGATACCTTACCAGGGTCAGGAACTACCTTCACTTTATCAGTGCCATTTACCCTCTCCGTAGCAAGAGTGCTGCTCGTAGAAAGCAATCGTATGCTTTTGGCTTTCCCCACAGATACAGTTTCGGAAATCTTCTTACTGCAAAGCGAGCATGTATTCCCGATGCTGAATAGCGAAGTCATCAATTGGCAGGGAACCATGATACCCTTGATTCGCCTTGGTCGCTACTTAGAGTTTAATTGTCCCCGGTACGACAACCCTCACCTAGAAACTCCCCCTGCAATTAACGCTGCCAGCGTATTAATTGTTAAAGGCAACAATCAACCAGTAGCCATACAAATAGACCGTTGTTGGGGTGAACAGGAAGTTGCCATCCGCCGCATCGAAGGAAATATTCCTCTGCCTGCTGGCTTTAATAACTGTACGATTTTGGGCGATGGTCGAGTAGTGGCGTTAGTAAATATTAATGAATTATTGTATTGGATTGCTGCTAACGAGCGATCGCCTAGAAGCACTCAACTACCATCAGCTAGGTTAAAGACAGTGTTCCTCACCACATCTGAGGATAAACCTATAGATTCGTCAAGAGACCAAAAAGGAACAATCTTAATTGTTGATGATTCAATTAATGTCCGGCGTTTTTTAGCATTGACTTTGGAGAAAGGAGGGTATCAAGTAGAACAAGCCAAAGACGGTCAAGATGCTTTAGAAAAACTGCAAAACGGCTTGAAAGTCCAAGCTGTAATCTGTGATATTGAAATGCCGCGCATTGATGGATATGGTTTTTTAGGACGTATAAAATCAAACAACGATTTTAAAAATATACCAGTTGCCATGCTCACCTCTCGCAGCAGTGACAAACATCGCCAACTAGCGATGCAATTAGGCGCGAGAGCCTACTTTTCTAAACCTTATAACGAGCAAGAATTACTACGAACGCTAGAGGAAATCATTTTTCCCTTAGCAGGAGCGAGTCACAACTAA